AAAGTTCCATCGAATATTCGTAAGACCTTATTCCACCACCGATTTGCACGTATTGTGAAACTCCGTTTCGTGAAATCTCTCTAAACACATTGTAATTTTCATGGGAGTTATCTATGGTCTTGGAAAGGTCTATTATGTGAATCAAAGGAATACCTGCATCTAAAAATTCTCTTATCTTTTTCAACACACTACCAATTCCTGCACCGTAAGTTATAACCTGCTCTTTTTTCCCATTCACCATCCGCACGATATTGCCGTTGTAAAGGTCAATCGCTGGGATAACTAACATCTTACCACCTCATTTAATAATGCCAATCCGTCTTTGTGGCTCTTCTCAGGATGGAATTGTATGCCAATCACATTTCTATACCTCACTATAGCCGGGATAATTTCACCATCGTATTCGGTTTTTGCAACGATTAACTCTTCATCGCAAAGCACTTTGTAACTGTGCACAAAGTAAAAATAACGATTATCGTACTTTGAAAGCTCACACTTTAAATTGTTCTTTTCAATCGATATATTGTTCCATCCAATGTGTGGTAATGTCTTTGATTTCAATTTAACAACTCTACCTTTCAATATTCCAAGTCCATCGATTTGGGTAAAAG
The genomic region above belongs to Fervidobacterium thailandense and contains:
- the hisH gene encoding imidazole glycerol phosphate synthase subunit HisH, producing MSNLSRTKIGLIAAVPGNVMNLYRALSSCSNVDGVEIIQGYPNTTYETLILPGVGHFQDAIEKLHETKLDEYIKNHVANGGKLIGICLGMQLLFEKSEEVKSGSTFTQIDGLGILKGRVVKLKSKTLPHIGWNNISIEKNNLKCELSKYDNRYFYFVHSYKVLCDEELIVAKTEYDGEIIPAIVRYRNVIGIQFHPEKSHKDGLALLNEVVRC